From the genome of Methylomonas sp. UP202, one region includes:
- a CDS encoding peroxiredoxin — MKPVFLTGLAFAWLSAPALAALPEGHPAPAIETQASQAGKAFAYSLGDALKKGPVVVYFYPSAYTGGCNIQAHSFAVNHDKFAAAGATIVGVSLDSIERLNEFSADPNFCAGKFPVASDAGGAISKAYDLAVRDPQPGKTDSRGQAIDHGFAERTTFVVTPDGKIAATLGGLKPEENVAQALAAVERLAGQRHAAQ; from the coding sequence ATGAAACCCGTTTTTTTGACCGGCCTGGCCTTCGCTTGGCTGTCCGCGCCGGCACTGGCCGCGCTGCCGGAAGGCCATCCGGCCCCGGCCATCGAGACCCAGGCATCGCAAGCCGGCAAGGCGTTCGCGTACTCGCTGGGCGACGCTTTAAAGAAAGGTCCGGTCGTCGTTTATTTTTATCCATCCGCCTATACCGGCGGCTGCAATATCCAGGCGCACAGCTTCGCGGTTAACCATGACAAATTCGCCGCCGCCGGCGCAACCATTGTTGGCGTGTCGCTGGACAGCATCGAGCGTCTCAACGAATTTTCCGCCGACCCCAATTTCTGCGCCGGCAAGTTTCCGGTGGCATCGGATGCCGGCGGCGCGATTTCCAAGGCCTACGATCTGGCGGTACGCGATCCGCAACCCGGTAAGACAGACAGTCGCGGCCAGGCTATCGATCACGGTTTCGCCGAGCGCACCACCTTCGTCGTGACGCCGGACGGCAAGATTGCCGCGACCCTGGGTGGTTTGAAACCCGAAGAAAACGTCGCGCAAGCGCTGGCCGCCGTCGAGCGTTTGGCCGGCCAGCGCCACGCCGCCCAGTGA
- a CDS encoding c-type cytochrome, whose product MSAARRPREFTAKTAIRRRRLGRRWLALGAMALLTAAPQASAERAGDPAIGRLTSETERCQECHGSEGISVADKIPNHAGQPADYLVKQLRDFQSGARQHETMTVMAADLAPADIVDIAAYFSGLPAPTGDANGQRPAAKKLAEQGDETRKVPACFSCHGPAGKGRVADGIAYPLLGGQRLIYLRSQLRNWKSGDRRNSPDGVMNRIAGALSDDEIDGLAAYLATL is encoded by the coding sequence GTGAGCGCGGCGCGAAGGCCACGGGAATTTACCGCGAAAACCGCGATTCGTCGGCGCCGCTTGGGCCGGCGTTGGCTGGCGCTCGGCGCGATGGCTCTATTGACCGCCGCGCCGCAGGCTTCGGCCGAGCGGGCCGGCGATCCCGCCATCGGCCGGCTGACTTCCGAGACCGAGCGCTGTCAGGAATGCCACGGTAGCGAGGGTATCAGCGTCGCCGACAAGATTCCCAACCACGCCGGCCAACCGGCGGATTACCTGGTCAAACAGCTGCGGGATTTCCAGTCCGGCGCCAGGCAACACGAGACGATGACGGTGATGGCGGCCGATTTGGCGCCAGCCGACATCGTCGATATCGCCGCGTATTTTTCCGGCCTCCCGGCACCGACGGGCGATGCGAACGGCCAGCGGCCGGCGGCCAAAAAGCTGGCGGAACAAGGCGACGAGACTCGCAAGGTTCCGGCGTGCTTCAGTTGCCACGGACCGGCCGGGAAGGGCCGTGTCGCCGACGGTATCGCCTATCCGCTGCTCGGCGGCCAACGCTTGATTTATCTACGTTCGCAATTGCGCAATTGGAAGTCCGGCGATCGCCGCAATAGCCCTGACGGGGTGATGAACCGGATTGCCGGCGCATTGAGCGACGACGAAATCGACGGGCTGGCGGCCTATTTGGCGACTTTGTAA
- a CDS encoding PepSY domain-containing protein yields MKKSLNWLLYETHRWLGVVLALFMFVWFATGLVIMYSTPTAQSRAQQLAHAEVLQPESGWLSLGEVWQHSAEQRKAAAEQCKAKPAGGEAASGKPGGEPALADARLLRSAGEPVWLVDDTQGVRYALSAVDGGLRETDRTQALRIAQNWFVAEGRNPAELVYLESVEAPAILRNRETLRPFHRIASNEGDELLISARTGEVLHASSRWERGLFWAGNWIHLFKPLDLLGLGDIRHDVQLWSGAGATIACITGLIIGWLRWRPGFGGKPTYSQGRTQPYREFWFKWHFWTGLIGGTVALSWALSGFVDTNPGKIFSNGEYSKAELKRYLGAEVPATMLDWRPAPLRLAGTGIEVVELNWRRLGGETVLLAQGRDGLRLPLTPSGAGPRFSENAIGDAVQRLAGDTKVAAVKILDDYDSYYYPRHHQGLVEKPLPVVLAELDDAAGSRVYLDPQDGQLLAKLDQSRRVFRWLYSGLHHWDFGWLYYRPLWDIWMLTWVGFGLVLGASSLVIGWKRLVKTFAPKKRRANAAAPSGNAAPSRGATLATEAAD; encoded by the coding sequence ATGAAGAAATCGTTGAACTGGTTGCTATACGAAACCCACCGCTGGCTGGGCGTGGTCCTGGCGTTGTTCATGTTCGTCTGGTTTGCGACCGGACTAGTGATTATGTATTCGACGCCGACCGCGCAAAGCCGCGCTCAACAGTTGGCGCACGCCGAAGTGCTTCAGCCCGAATCCGGCTGGCTTAGTCTAGGAGAAGTCTGGCAACACAGTGCGGAGCAACGCAAGGCCGCCGCCGAACAGTGCAAAGCCAAACCGGCCGGCGGCGAGGCCGCGTCCGGTAAACCCGGCGGCGAGCCGGCGCTGGCCGATGCCCGGTTGCTGCGCAGCGCCGGCGAGCCGGTCTGGCTGGTCGATGATACCCAGGGGGTGCGTTACGCATTGTCGGCCGTCGACGGCGGATTGCGGGAAACCGATAGGACCCAGGCGCTGCGAATCGCGCAAAACTGGTTCGTCGCCGAGGGCCGAAATCCGGCCGAACTGGTTTATCTGGAAAGCGTCGAGGCGCCGGCGATCTTGCGTAACCGCGAGACTTTACGGCCGTTTCACCGCATCGCCAGCAACGAGGGTGACGAGTTGCTGATTTCGGCGCGGACCGGCGAAGTGCTGCACGCTTCCAGCCGTTGGGAGCGCGGCCTGTTTTGGGCCGGGAATTGGATACATTTATTCAAACCGTTGGATTTGCTGGGACTGGGCGACATTCGCCACGACGTACAACTGTGGTCCGGCGCGGGCGCCACGATAGCCTGCATCACCGGCCTGATTATCGGCTGGTTGCGCTGGCGGCCAGGTTTCGGCGGCAAGCCGACCTATTCGCAAGGCCGAACTCAGCCTTATCGCGAATTCTGGTTTAAATGGCATTTCTGGACCGGGTTGATCGGCGGCACCGTGGCCTTGAGCTGGGCGCTGAGCGGCTTCGTCGATACCAATCCCGGCAAAATCTTTTCCAACGGCGAATACAGCAAGGCGGAATTAAAGCGCTACCTGGGCGCCGAAGTACCGGCGACGATGCTGGATTGGCGGCCGGCGCCGTTGCGGTTGGCCGGCACCGGTATTGAAGTCGTCGAACTGAACTGGCGGCGTCTGGGCGGCGAAACGGTCTTGTTGGCGCAAGGTCGCGATGGCTTGCGTTTGCCGCTGACGCCCAGCGGGGCCGGCCCGCGTTTCAGCGAAAACGCGATCGGCGATGCGGTCCAGCGCTTGGCGGGTGACACCAAGGTCGCGGCAGTCAAAATATTGGACGACTACGACAGTTATTACTACCCGCGCCACCATCAAGGCTTGGTCGAAAAACCGCTGCCGGTGGTGCTGGCCGAACTGGACGATGCAGCCGGCAGCCGGGTTTATCTCGATCCACAGGACGGCCAATTGCTGGCCAAGCTGGACCAAAGTCGCCGGGTGTTCCGCTGGCTGTATTCCGGTTTGCATCATTGGGATTTCGGCTGGCTGTATTACCGGCCGTTGTGGGACATCTGGATGCTGACCTGGGTCGGATTCGGCTTAGTGCTGGGGGCCAGCTCGCTGGTGATCGGCTGGAAGCGATTGGTGAAAACCTTTGCGCCGAAGAAACGCCGGGCTAATGCGGCAGCGCCGAGCGGCAATGCGGCGCCGAGTCGCGGCGCGACCTTGGCAACCGAAGCGGCCGATTGA
- the tatA gene encoding twin-arginine translocase TatA/TatE family subunit, producing MGLSVPHLLVVLAIVVLVFGTKRLKTVGADLGDAIKGFRRAVKDAETDQAQPSGGLLSTAQTEERESVG from the coding sequence ATGGGTTTGAGCGTACCGCATTTGTTGGTGGTGTTGGCCATCGTGGTCTTGGTGTTCGGCACCAAGCGTTTGAAAACCGTCGGCGCCGATTTGGGCGATGCGATCAAAGGCTTCCGCAGGGCGGTCAAGGACGCCGAAACCGATCAAGCCCAGCCGTCTGGCGGCTTGCTGAGCACGGCGCAAACCGAAGAGCGCGAGTCGGTCGGGTAA